A genomic stretch from Primulina huaijiensis isolate GDHJ02 chromosome 14, ASM1229523v2, whole genome shotgun sequence includes:
- the LOC140957825 gene encoding uncharacterized protein isoform X4, with the protein MSSNFSILMKKKASQIAVLIVLRGYSMDPPSPPAECAHMWGPSIVSSLKDLSLHSSLRQPAIDLIQTVIVSDASAFLSLIMNGQLHSGDTPVIPNYCEYDGEEGILSALDINERDASCWKEFTLQHKIVSQVDGSWMCVPMLWFDVFAEIDPSILPLSFSKAVFWALSRFSLIEPENSTVITLSLRNWLATCASEISYLFGWKVPSGCDDGGGGTESKNSIRISTMCLPLVRTFKRFMTHYAVRMEQGQLRKQWTWEPMMSDSLILLFVDPNDSARQVARLILEQVSDVRGLTSGLQFLCSTPLSLSALLLGLRHALKLVQLDTVLLNFQTLHHLFFILSKLLKEGNSSVQTVSQNLSAVSDVSKISMPGGFLKQPLLDSLTTDCDEYPSIVCSTLWKKFIRLLSQVAWPAIVKCLDGGKTFIDHTASQMMCIRLLEVIPVVFERLPRDYGTMVETLDNLKWLHDLVDWGKSSLAVLVRYWKQTMASLLGLIKASCSSKSASVINDIEKLIFYEKISTDDVSKQVAFLSIALLDDRHSIKSTGLKSKHSISEDSLNRRTCSVEDSENLIFDEAKASVLDSEALIKQERGHAIILSDDEKEVDISETHSQSSQSTTRDDFFGASAAGRVPCSDLKENYFSNHDSSMGSPETCHQLSSRTVNHITEKMSLEPMEGRKPRVSPVKLEPSDGKTKGTKIEDCVSSSFLSQDNPNLKNSSDEFTNSKQFDSDASKLCSSNSASKVQHGLKKTFKTSEEVLKQMVCDTDVDTWQFSFFKPSKRQQALTTKPSASGLKRQVIQLALPVENKHGFKRLGGEVKRFNLPRLDDWYRPILKSDFFLDVGLTSGSNKDCESKDCENSSTLKKIPVCFQSPDEYVEIFRPFVLEELKAQVQNSFQEMSSAEEMCCGTLSVLSVERIDDFHVVRFVHDETNSTGSKILSDNDLILLTKQPLQNASGDVHAIGKVERRDKESKKRLNIIAIRLYMQGCPRLNRARKLLTERSKWYVSRIMNITPQLREFQALSSIREIPLLPVILNPVNQHCCQYESRTGNLSKLSQPMQQIIKSSYNGSQLQAISVAIGPFDKDFELTLIQGPPGTGKTRTIVAIISGVLAFSDAKRWRNYDQVCVSSSSTNQRISQSVAIARSWQDAALARQLNEEAEKNNKIMRSRSRGRILICAQSNAAVDELVARISCEGLYGCDGLMYKPYLVRVGNVKTVHPNSLPFFLDTLVENRLKEEKGSKNDEKQSGTSADSLLIIRTNLEKLVDNIRYYEAKRANLQERHSDSKNLVEGGYSDTVELSDEELKEKLRKLYEKKKTLYADLANFQARERKASEEIRTLRNKFRTAILKEAEIVVTTLSGCGGDLYGVCSESISGHNFNHSYESSLFDAVVIDEAAQALEPATLIPLQLLKSRGTKCIMVGDPKQLPATVISTVANKYLFQCSMFERLQRAGHPVIMLTQQYRMHPEICSFPSSHFYEGKLQNGDQMFGKAASFHETLCLGPYMLFDILDGRETRGKGAAAMSIYNECESDAAVELLRYFKKRYPSEFLARKIGVITPYKCQLSLLQSRFSSAFGSSVTAEIEFNTVDGFQGREVDILLLSTVRAAGSSSEKTGIGSSNLGFVADVRRMNVALTRAKLSLWIFGNARTLQTNASWAALVEDAGRRNLIVSGRKPYSSMFRSTSETRPNSGNLTSISGQLEQVESSRAVSGCVNTKKKIVKHSAERKRKYNNTVSDIACTIGEDVSHAAKDADMNKKNRVRDGMNIPLEKVVAPVALEDSDDKLLKDGKSIVEENQESTDKTSDRRINVVKEITSDSVRRRFANSGKVNSRSLKQPKSVSDEMCVETIKHDKRPQEMKVGTSHSEISFKEQDEKGAFDRVEILTDSFTKRKQQREAVDALLSSALVSSKKSDSRRKEYSKRTTSTSKDNLVRPQKPRKG; encoded by the exons ATGAGTAGTAATTTCAGCATATTGATGAAGAAAAAAGCTTCTCAG ATAGCGGTTCTCATTGTTCTACGAGGATACAGTATGGACCCACCTTCCCCACCTGCTGAATGTGCTCACATGTG GGGTCCCTCCATTGTGTCTTCCCTGAAGGATTTATCACTTCACAGTTCCCTTCGACAACCTGCAATCGATCTTATTCAAACTGTTATCGTATCTGATGCTTCTGCCTTTCTGTCCCTGATTATGAATGGTCAGTTACATTCTGGTGATACACCAGTCATACCTAATTATTGTGAGTATGATGGTGAAGAAGGTATTTTATCTGCTCTCGATATTAATGAGAGAGATGCTAGTTGTTGGAAAGAATTTACTCTCCAGCATAAAATAGTTTCACAAGTAGATGGGAGTTGGATGTGTGTACCAATGCTATGGTTTGATGTGTTTGCTGAAATAGATCCCTCGATCCTTCCGTTGTCATTCTCCAAGGCTGTTTTTTGGGCATTATCTCGGTTTTCATTGATAGAGCCTGAGAATAGCACCGTGATTACTCTCTCTCTTAGAAATTGGTTGGCGACCTGTGCTTCAGAaatttcttatctgttcgggTGGAAGGTTCCCTCTGGCTGTGACGACGGTGGGGGTGGAACAGAGTCCAAAAACTCTATCAGAATTTCAACTATGTGTCTGCCTTTGGTTAGGACTTTCAAGAG ATTCATGACTCACTACGCTGTTCGGATGGAACAAGGTCAGCTTAGGAAGCAGTGGACCTGGGAACCAATGATGAGCGATAGTTTGATTCTCTTGTTTGTTGATCCCAATGAT AGTGCTAGACAAGTGGCCAGGCTTATCCTTGAACAAGTTTCGGATGTGCGTGGTCTCACCAGTGGTCTCCAATTTCTTTGTTCTACTCCGTTGTCATTGTCAGCTCTCCTTTTGGGTTTGAGACACGCTCTGAAACTA GTCCAGTTGGATACTGTTCTGTTAAACTTTCAGACTTTACATCACCTCTTCTTCATCTTATCTAAATTGCTCAAAGAAGGGAATTCATCTGTACAGACGGTATCTCAAAATCTTTCAGCTGTTTCAGATGTTTCAAAGATCTCTATGCCAGGTGGATTTTTAAAGCAACCTTTGTTAGATTCTTTGACCACTGACTGTGATGAATATCCATCAATTGTTTGTTCTACATTGTGGAAGAAATTTATCCGCTTGCTCTCACAAGTTGCCTGGCCTGCAATTGTGAAATGCTTGGATGGAGGCAAAACATTTATTGATCACACAGCATCTCAG ATGATGTGCATCCGTCTTCTTGAAGTCATTCCTGTTGTTTTTGAAAGGCTTCCCAGAGATTATGGGACAATGGTGGAAACTTTAGATAATTTGAAGTGGCTCCATGATTTGGTTGATTGGGGGAAGTCATCACTTGCTGTATTGGTTCGATATTGGAAACAAACGATGGCTTCTTTGCTTGGTCTAATAAAAGCTTCCTGCAGTAGTAAATCTGCTTCAGTAATCAACGACATCGAGaaacttattttttatg aaaaaatttcaacagaTGATGTGAGTAAGCAAGTGGCCTTCCTTTCTATTGCATTATTGGATGACCGTCATTCGATCAAGAGCACCGGTCTCAAATCGAAACATTCAATATCTGAAGATTCATTGAATAGGAGAACCTGTTCAGTGGAGGATTCtgaaaatttgatatttgatgAAGCGAAGGCAAGTGTTCTAGATTCTGAAGCATTGATTAAGCAGGAGAGAGGACATGCCATAATTCTGTCTGATGATGAGAAAGAAGTAGATATTTCTGAGACTCATAGTCAGTCGAGTCAAAGTACAACTCGTGATGATTTCTTTGGTGCTAGTGCTGCCGGAAGAGTACCGTGCTCTGACCTGAAGGAAAATTATTTCAGCAACCATGACAGTTCAATGGGTTCTCCAGAGACTTGTCATCAACTAAGTTCTCGTACAGTTAATCATATTACTGAGAAAATGAGCTTAGAACCAATGGAAGGCAGGAAGCCACGTGTATCACCTGTTAAATTAGAGCCATCAGATGGCAAAACGAAAGGAACTAAAATTGAAGATTGTGTTTCCAGTTCTTTCTTATCACAGGACAATCCAAATTTGAAGAACTCATCTGATGAATTTACCAATTCAAAGCAATTTGATTCTGACGCATCTAAATTATGTTCCAGTAATTCTGCCAGCAAGgttcagcatggtttgaaaaaaacttttaaaacaaGTGAGGAAGTCCTAAAACAAATGGTATGTGATACTGATGTTGACACATGGCAGTTTTCATTTTTCAAACCATCAAAGCGCCAGCAAGCTCTGACTACAAAACCAAGTGCTTCTGGCCTAAAACGGCAAGTCATCCAGCTTGCCTTACCCGTGGAGAACAAACACGGCTTTAAAAGGCTGGGTGGTGAAGTGAAAAGATTTAATCTCCCTAGACTTGATGACTGGTATAGACCCATCCTAAAATCAGATTTTTTTCTAGATGTTGGATTGACATCTGGAAGTAACAAAGACTGTGAAAGCAAAGACTGTGAAAACAGTAGCACACTGAAGAAAATCCCTGTTTGTTTCCAATCACCTGATgaatatgttgaaatttttcggCCATTTGTATTGGAAGAACTCAAAGCTCAAGTGCAGAATTCCTTTCAAGAGATGTCTTCTGCTGAAGAAATGTGTTGTGGAACTTTATCTGTGCTGTCCGTTGAGAGAATTGATGATTTTCACGTTGTTCGCTTTGTACATGATGAAACCAATTCTACAGGATCTAAAATCTTGTCGGACAATGATCTTATTTTACTTACAAAACAACCTCTGCAAAATGCTTCAGGAGATGTTCATGCTATAGGAAAG GTTGAGAGGCGTgacaaagaaagtaaaaaaaggTTAAATATTATAGCCATCAGACTCTATATGCAAGGATGCCCTCGCCTCAACCGAGCCAGAAAGCTTCTTACGGAACGAAGCAAGTGGTATGTTAGTCGCATCATGAACATCACCCCTCAACTTCGAGAATTCCAGGCACTGTCATCAATAAGGGAAATACCTTTGCTTCCAGTTATCTTGAATCCTGTTAATCAACATTGTTGTCAATATGAATCAAGAACTGGGAATTTAAGTAAATTGTCTCAGCCAATGCAGCAAATTATTAAGTCATCATATAATGGCAGTCAGTTGCAGGCTATTAGTGTTGCTATTGGTCCATTTGACAAGGACTTTGAGTTAACTCTTATACAGGGTCCTCCTG GAACTGGAAAGACCCGTACAATTGTGGCCATCATTAGTGGCGTGCTTGCTTTCTCAGATGCCAAAAGATGGAGAAATTATGACCAAGTTTGTGTCAGTAGCTCTAGCACTAACCAACGGATCAGCCAGTCTGTTGCAATTGCGAGATCCTGGCAGGATGCTGCATTGGCTAGACAATTAAATGAGGAAGcagaaaagaataataaaattatgagaagcCGCAGTAGAGGCCGGATTCTCATTTGTGCCCAATCCAATGCTGCAGTTGACGAGCTAGTTGCAAGAATATCCTGTGAAGGTCTTTATGGCTGTGATGGACTAATGTACAAGCCATATCTTGTGAGGGTGGGTAATGTGAAAACAGTCCATCCAAATTCGTTACCCTTCTTTCTCGATACACTAGTTGAAAACCGCCTGAAGGAAGAAAAAGGCAGCAAGAATGACGAAAAACAGAGTGGAACTAGTGCCGACTCTTTACTGATCATACGTACTAACCTGGAGAAGTTAGTAGACAACATAAGATACTATGAAGCAAAGCGGGCTAACTTGCAGGAAAGACATTCAGACTCAAAAAATCTGGTGGAAGGAGGGTACTCAGATACAGTGGAGTTGTCTGACGAAGAACTAAAAGAAAAGCTTAGGAAATtatatgaaaagaaaaaaacattaTATGCAGATCTTGCCAACTTTCAGGCAAGGGAGAGGAAAGCCAGTGAAGAAATCAGAACCCTAAGAAATAAATTTCGAACAGCTATCTTAAAGGAGGCTGAAATTGTGGTGACTACACTTAGTGGCTGTGGTGGAGATTTATATGGGGTGTGCTCAGAATCTATATCTGGCCATAACTTCAATCACTCATATGAGAGTTCTTTATTTGATGCTGTTGTCATTGATGAAGCTGCTCAG gcGCTGGAACCTGCCACTCTGATTCCTCTGCAGCTCCTAAAGTCGAGGGGAACGAAATGCATCATG GTTGGTGATCCGAAGCAACTTCCTGCTACTGTCATCTCCACTGTTGCCAACAAATACCTGTTTCAATGCAGCATGTTTGAAAGGTTGCAGAGGGCCGGCCATCCAGTGATCATGCTGACCCAACAG TACAGGATGCATCCGGAGATATGCAGCTTTCCTTCTTCACATTTTTATGAGGGCAAGCTACAGAACGGAGATCAGATGTTCGGCAAAGCTGCATCCTTTCATGAAACTTTGTGCCTGGGACCCTATATGTTGTTTGATATTCTTGATGGGAGGGAGACACGTGGTAAAGGTGCAGCTGCAATGTCTATATACAACGAGTGTGAATCTGATGCTGCAGTTGAATTGTTGCGATATTTTAAGAAAAG GTATCCCTCGGAATTTCTTGCCAGAAAAATTGGAGTCATTACTCCTTACAAATGTCAGCTATCACTTTTGCAATCACGGTTCTCAAGTGCATTTGGATCTTCTGTCACGGCTGAAATTGAATTTAATACTGTTGATGGTTTTCAAGGTCGAGAGGTGGACATCCTGCTACTTTCTACTGTTAGAGCGGCTGGATCTTCCTCTGAGAAAACTGGGATTGGCTCTAGCAATCTTGGATTCGTTGCTGATGTTAGACGGATGAATGTTGCTTTGACTAGGGCGAAACTTTCATTATGGATTTTTGGCAATGCAAGAACATTGCAGACAAACGCTAGTTGGGCAGCTCTTGTGGAAGATGCAGGACGAAGAAATTTGATTGTATCAGGAAGAAAACCCTATAGTTCGATGTTTAGGTCCACTTCGGAGACAAGGCCAAATTCAGGAAATCTCACAAGTATTTCTGGTCAGTTGGAGCAAGTTGAAAGCTCCAGAGCTGTAAGCGGATGTGTGAATACAAAGAAGAAGATCGTGAAGCATTCTGCTGAAAGGAagagaaaatataataatactGTATCAGATATTGCCTGTACTATAGGTGAAGATGTTTCTCATGCAGCAAAAGATGCTGATATGAACAAAAAAAACAGAGTCAGAGATGGAATGAATATCCCACTGGAAAAGGTTGTTGCACCTGTTGCACTTGAAGATAGCGATGACAAATTATTGAAGGATGGAAAGTCGATAGTGGAAGAAAACCAAGAGAGCACTGATAAAACCAGTGACAGGCGAATCAATGTGGTGAAAGAAATAACCAGTGACAGTGTAAGGAGGCGTTTTGCTAATTCTGGGAAGGTAAATAGTAGAAGTCTGAAGCAACCAAAATCTGTATCTGACGAAATGTGTGTAGAAACTATTAAGCACGATAAGCGACCGCAGGAGATGAAAGTAGGCACATCGCATTCTGAGATTAGCTTTAAGGAGCAGGATGAGAAAGGGGCTTTTGATCGAGTTGAAATATTAACAGATTCATTCACAAAAAGGAAACAGCAGCGTGAGGCTGTTGACGCTCTCTTGTCATCAGCACTCGTATCTTCAAAGAAGTCGGACTCTAGACGGAAGGAGTATTCAAAGAGGACTACTTCAACTTCCAAGGATAATCTAGTTAGACCACAGAAACCTAGAAAAGGTTGA